The DNA window CGgcccatcggcggcgtcatcgcgcCGCGGCACGGCCAACCACGGAGCACATTGGCGCCTTCACGGTGGACCGCCCTCTCGAGCCATCCAGCTTCGTCCATCCTCCCCATCCCGAGAGGGTGTCCTCCCGGGTCCTTAAGACGCGGCGAGTGGTTCTTGGTAAAAAAATAGCTCGCGACACAGGGCAGCCTCTCGGCCATTGAGCGCGGCACGCAGCCACACGGCCACACGGCGTGGCTCCTTTAGCGGGCGAGGCTCCAGTTATAATCGTCAAGCTTTTGCCTCGGGAGGGGATGCGACGACCCGATATCACGGCAAGcccttgatgatgatgtcgatgcTGCCACTGCCATGGCATTTAAAAACAGGCCCTTTCCCTGGCTTTCCCCCTGTGACGCCATGTCTTCTCCTTCCTGATTCCTCCCATCATCCCCTCGTGTTGACTGCGGCTACCCTCAGGCACATCCTTTCTGTTGTTGCCCATTGCTACCTACTACCATCGCCACTCGTACATATACGCAGCCATTCATTCATTGCACCGTGGAAACCAATCGTCACCATGGATCCCAAACCAGTCTTCGCCGTCACTCACCCACGGGCCTGCTCTACGGCCTTTGAACGGGTACGGCTGCCATCCATTGCACTCTTTCGCCCCCTTTCGCCTTGCGCTGGCCTGCGTCCTGTCGCAAGAGCCCCGTCGTCAAAAGGCATAACCTGCAATAATAGTACAACTGACATGTGATGCGTGTGTGCCGAACAAACAGGTCTTCATGACGCGCCGTGATGTGCTTGATAGCCAGCACGAGCCCTTTGGCGACGCCTTCTACTACGGGCCCGAGTTCCTGAGCGACCGCTACAGGGACGACCCGGCTACCCGTGCTGCCCACCCCCAGTCGGATCAGACCTACAAGTCCATTCTTGATCACTTTGCGGAGGTTGAAAAACAGGTTCGCCACCTCTTGGACACGTGTTGATTTTTCGTCTTCTGTGCTTTTGCTACTCGCCGTTGTTATGCCCGCTCCTCGAGTGAGGAGCTGGCCATGATACCCTCACAAGATGCTCGTCTACTTGCATCTTCACCTTCTCACCCCCCGACTCCCTGGGCATTGATGAGAATTCGATCATTTTCCAATCGTGCGTCGGCGCGCGATCGGGACCGAAATTGGGATTGGGACTTCTCACCCTTCCCCCTAAATACACCCCCCCGAGACGGCGGCCCTGTTGCTGTCCGGGATAGATGCTTACTCTCCCCAGGGCAAGCGCGTCTTCATCAAGGACATGGCGTACTACCTCTTCCCGCCCGAGGGCCAGCCCACAAAGATTGCCGAgtccctgggcggcggcgaagagccTGGCAACCCTACTGTCATTCCTCTCGACGTCTTGCGGCAATTCCACTTCACCTTTCTCAtccgccaccctcgccgctcAATCCCCTCATACTACCGCTGCGTGATCCCGCCCCTCAACGAGATCACCGGCTGGAACGACTTTATGCCGAGCGAGACGGGCTACGAGGAGCTCGTCCGGCTCTTCGACTACCTCATCGAGCAGGACATCGTCGACAAGGACCACCTGACGGTCCTCGATGCCGATGATCTGCTCGACAGCCCCGAGGCCATGATCAAGCTCTATTGCGAGCGCACGGGCATCGAGTTCGACCCGAAGATGCTTGTCTGGGACcaggaggacaaggagcaTGCCGCCAAGCTGTTTGCCAAGTGGAACGGCttccacgacgacgtcctcggcaccGATCGGCTCATGGCCAGGACACACGCCCAGGTTCGTACACCATcgcacgcccgcgcgcgacggcgagcattCCCACTGTCCCCGGACCGTTTGTGTCTAACTAACCCCCGCTGCGCAGAAGACATCGACGGTCGAGTCTGAGAACAAGGAGTGGACCGACAAGTACGGCCCCGAGGCGCAGAAGCTCATCCGAGAGCTTGTCGACGCCAACATCCCGCATTATGATTACCTGAAGCAATTTTGCCTGAAAGTCTGATTTTGAGACCATGAACGGAACACCACAGAAACGGCGCACCTCACACGGCATGACCAAGAGAAATACTCGGATATTAGGGCCTGATGACCTGCCCATGGAGGCTTGCTTTTGCTCCTCTTTGCTTTAGATAATTGCCTTTATGATACAGCAACGGGCGAGCGGACAGCCCGTATATATGTGGTACAAGTGACTCCTCCCcagccgccgttgccggTGCCCTCGTACAGAAACGCCTCGTAGCGAGTAATCTTCCGCCATCGCGGTTTTCCATTTTCCCGTAGCTCGCCGCGTGTAGTGCGCGAGTTAACTCATGCTTACGCTGCTTTGGTTTCGACCGGTGGTGTCGCGTCCAGATTCGATGAGTAGGACGGCTGCTCGAACAGATCATGCGTGACGTTTGCCGACCATGACTCTGCAAATTCCTTGTCCTGATCGTTGGCCCAGCTCACCGACACCTCGACCAGCGGCCTGTCGCCGTCCACGGGTTCGTCCGCAATGACCTTGTTGCcggcgccctggccggccaatacgacggccatgtcggcAATGGCATTCGCCTTTTGCTCGTTGAGCGCAACGCCGCGCTCCTGCTTGCTCCGCACGGGCCGGTACTCGATgcccttctccttctcctgcgcaatcttcttcttgtcggcggccgtgaaCTCGTCGGGCCGCTTGTATCGGAAGTCGTCGGTCCACGCCACCTCGTGCAGGTGCTtgagctcgcgcagcttctGGAAGACGGAGCGGCCGAtggcgccctggccggcggggAACTGGATCATGGCGAGCGGCGACCAGTAGTCCTTGCGGAGCTTGGCGGGCTTCGTCTTCTTGCCATTGAAGGGCAATTGCTTGAGGCCGTGGAATCCCTGCACCTGTAAGTCAGCGCGCTGCTTCGCGGGAGCCGTCTGGACGTCGTGCGCTCACGTCTAGTCTCTCCTTGAGGCTGTAGATGACCTGGTCTGACCGGCGATGGCTAAACACCCAAATCTTctcgccatggccctcgGGGCGTTCGAAGCCCTTCGGGGGCTGTTTTCGCCGGTTAGAATGGACTTGCCGAACGCATGCCCTCAAAAAGCCCGGCAACCGGTCGAGCcgtgtcctcggcggcgcatTCATGGTCGGCTGCTGGCGGTTCTCAAGGCTAGATAGAGTACGATGCGACGAGGCACGAAAATCCATGCCCCCCCAAAATGACATTGGGCCATTGGCTGGGTCGCACAATGGCCTGGCGCGCGGTCATGTGATCGGACCCCCCAAAGCTGAGACTACGAAGTGCCTGGACGACCATGAACCCACTGTTGGATTGGATTcattggcggcagcggccgcctgTATTCCCGTTGCAACAGGCCCGGGGCTGACACTGGAGCCCGCGGGCGATAAGATGGCCGCGCCCAATCAGCGGGCCGCCTCCCCACCTCGCTTCCGCTGCAGTTCCAAGGTTTCCAGTGACATCACGAAGCTTCTGGTGGGttctgggccgccgcctggaaGCTTTCCAGCGCATCCGGGCAGCTACTGGGCAGCGCTGGACCGGCCTGGACGGTTCCAAGATTATCAGGACATCACTCGATTTCTTCCCACCGCCTCCACCCGTCGAGCAGGATAAATTCCTCccgggacggacggacttGAACTCAATTTCCTCCTCGACTCGAATTGTTCACATACTACTTGAACCGACCGGACGCTGCCCACGAGCACGCTCCCAAGTCTTGACAGCAACGGCGCCGCATGCATTGCGACACCACACGTTGAAGCTACCTGAACCCCCTCCTCTTTTTCTACCCAACTTAAGCTACCTCGCCTACCTCGCCTACCTAATAATCTCGAGGAGCTTCCCGCGCTACACGACACACAAAGTACGCTGTTTCACACGAGTTGCCCACGAGGCACCGCAACCGATCCATCATGACCGCACGCATGGATTTCACCGACCGGGCCCAGAAGGCCGTGGAGGATGCCATGACGCTGGCTGAGCAGTACGCTCACTCCCAGCTCCTCCCCGTCCACCTGGCCGTGTCGCTACTGGACCCCCCCGTCGACCAGTCCAAAGACCAGCAGAATGGTCCGGCACAGCCCACCGTCACTCTCTTCCGGCAAGTCATTGAGCGCGCCCACGGCGACCCCCAGCTCTTTGACAGAGCCCTCAAGAAGTCGCTGGTCCGCCTTCCCAGTCAAGATCCCCCGCCCGAGCAGGTCTCGCTTTCACCATCCTTCCACGGCGTCCTGCGAAAAGCCTTGGAGCTGCAAAAGGTTCAGAAGGACACCTACATTGGCGTCGACCACCTCATCACCGCCTTGTCCGAGGACGGCAACATTCAGACGGCTTTGAGAGAAGCCAACAtccccaaggccaagctcgtTCAAGATGCCGTCACGGCCATCCGAGGAACCAAGCGCGTCGATAGCAAgaccgccgacaccgaccaGGAAAACGAGAACCTGGCCAAGTTCACCATCGACATGACTGCCATGGCCAGAGACAAGAAGATCGACCCAGTCATTGGCCGAGAAGAGGAAATTCGCCGCGTCGTGCGGATTCTGTCTCGGCGAACCAAGAACAATCCCGTCCTCATTGGCGAGCCTGGTGTCGGCAAGACTACCGTCGTTGAAGGCCTTGCTCAACGAATAGTCAACCGCGACGTTCCCGACAACCTGAAGCACTGCAAGCTGCTCTCGCTTGATGTCGGCGCCCTTGTTGCCGGCAGCAAGTATCGCGGAGAGTTTGAAGAGCGCATGAAGGGCGTCTTGAAAGAGATTGAGGACTCCAAAGAAATGATTgtcctcttcgtcgacgagatCCACCTCCTCATGGGCGCTGGTTCGTCTGGTGAGGGCGGTATGGATGCCGCCAACCTGCTCAAGCCGATGCTTGCTCGCGGCCAGCTTCACTGCATTGGTGCGACCACCCTTGCCGAGTACCGCAAATACGTCGAGAAGGACGCCGCCTTTGAGCGTCGCTTCCAGCAAGTCATGGTCAAGGAGCCCACAATCCCCGAAACAATCTCAATCCTCCGCGGCCTCAAAGAGCGGTACGACCGACACCACCGCGTCACCATTCTCGATAGTGCGCTtgtggcggccgccaaccTGGCTGCGCGTTATCTCACATCTAGGCGGATGCCTGACTCTGCTATCGACTtggtcgacgaagccgccgccgccgtgcgagTTGCCCGAGAATCTCAACCAGAAATCATTGACTCTCTCGACCGCAAGCATCGGCAACTGATGATTGAGATCGCCGCTTTGGAAAAGGAACACGACGACGCGTCCAAGACTCGTCTGCAGCAGGCCAGGAAGGACGCCAAGAACGTTGAGGAAGAGCTCCAGCCACTTCGCGAGAAGTACCAAAACGAAATCAAGCGAAGCGAGGAGATCCACCAAGCCAAGCTCAAGCTCGACGAACTCGAGAAGCGACTTGAGGATGCCAGCAACATGGGCCAGCACGCGAAAGCTGCAGATCTCCAGTACGGCGCTATCCCGGAGCAAAAAGCTGTgatcaaggagctcgaggctcGCAAGgtcgctgccgacgccgctctCAACGCCAGCAGCGGTGACAACGACGGTTCCATGGTCACGGACATTGTTACCGCCGACCACATCAATGAGATTGTAGCTCGCTGGACCGGCATCCCCGTCACCCGGCTTCGCACTTCTGAGAAGGAGAAGTTGATCAACATGGAAAAGGTCCTCGGAAGAGTTGTCGTCGGCCAAAAGGAAGCAGTCCAGTCCGTGGCCAACGCCATCCGACTGCAGCGCTCTGGCCTGAGCAACCCCAACCAGCCTCCCAGCTTCCTCTTCTGCGGTCCGTCTGGAACAGGCAAGACGCTTCTCACCAAGGCCTTGGCGGAATTTCTGTTTGATGACGCTAAGGCCATGATTCGATTCGACATGTCCGAGTACCAAGAACGACACGCACTTAGCCGCATGATTGGTGCTCCTCCAGGCTACGTCGggcacgacgccggcggTCAGCTGACAGAAGCACTGAGGCGCAAGCCCTTCTCGATTCTCCTGTTTGACGAGGTTGAgaaggccgccaaggagaTTCTGACCGTGCTCCTGCAGCTCATGGACGACGGCAGAATCACCGATGGACAAGGCAGAGTCGTCGACGCAAAGAACTGCATTGTCGTCATGACGTCGAACCTGGGCGCCGAGTACCTCACTCGACCCGGAGCCAGGGAAGGCCGCGTCGACCCGTCGACGAAGGACCTCGTCATGGGCGCTCTGCGCAACTACTTCCTCCCCGAGTTCCTCAACAGAATCAACTCGGTGGTCATCTTCAACCGCCTGACGCGCAGGGAGATTCGCAAGATTGTCGACATTCGGATACACGAAATCCAGAAGCGGCTCGAGGACAACGGCAGAAAGGTCAAGATTGACGTCTCCGAGGAAGCCAAGGACTACCTCGGCAACTCGGGATACTCGCCCGCGTACGGCGCCCGTCCCCTGTCCCGCCTGATCGAGAAGGAGGTGCTCAATAGgctcgccatcctcatcctGCGGAACAGcatccgcgacggcgagattGCGCGGGTCGAGCTCATCGATGGCAAGATTGCCGTCTTGGCGAACCATGCTGAcagcgagggcgatgaggacATGattgatgacgatgacgacgacgcggtcgacgagctggtgGCAGACACCATGGATGAGGATATATACGATTAAATAGGGGGAACTTTTGTTTTACATTGGCATCGTTATGAATTACGGCGGGCATTCGAAGGATTTGAATCATACTGGCGGTCCAATAACATAAGGCGTCTCGGGTAGATTAGATATTTCGTACATGGAACTAATAAGGCATGGATCAAGCGTCAACTTTTCGTATGTCACACGTGAGCACGTGAAAAACATGGGCCGCAATATAGGCCACGGCATTCCATTATTAGGGCAAACCTAAAAGCACGCCGTCATCACCCATCCAGCCAAAGTCGTCCATGAACATGGACCAGTCGACCTCTTGGAAGGGATCCGCGGAGCCCTGATTAGTAGTAGGCGCTTGGACGGGACCGTTTGCGGTACCCGACACGGCGACAGCGCTTGCGTGGGGCGCGACTGACGGTCCGGCGGCTGAAGCAGTAGTATTAGGATTAAATCGAGGCTCTGCGCGATCGATCAAAGTCAGCTTCTGTTTCCTCTCTTTTCTATTGACGCAGCTCGCTAGAGATAtgatgcgtgcgtgtgtgctgCGGTGTGCGGTGAGGGCGATTGGGAAAGAGGGGGGCGAGGGAGAACGTACGCATCATGTCGAGAGCCTTGTTGACCCTATCGGTGCTgctctgggcggcgcggaggccaAACTTGAAGCGCTCGAGGCACCAATACgtgacgccggcgctgaGGCGTTCGGGCCACGAGCCGGGGGCGGGGCCGATCTGGGGCACGAGGTCCCGGACGGACCAGAACGTCTCCATGATGATACACGCGCGGTGGGGGAGGTCCGTATCGCGGACCGAGCAGTGCAGGAGagcgccgcacgcgcgctgggcgagggcatcggcCTCTGCCGGGTCCatctgcggcgcggcggccgaggtcagcgtggcgacgatgatggccgcggcgtcgacgttgcTGCGCAGGGCCCACTGCGGCGCGTGTGTGAGGAAGTGCGTGCGGGATTCGAGGTCGAGGGACAGGGCGATGAGGGCGCGCGATGTGTTGAAGACCCGGACGGTGTTGGCCTTGACAGACggagacggtggtggtgcggcggcggcattgtGTTGCTGCTGTGATGGCAGCGGGATGAAGAAGTGGCTCTGAAGCTCGAGTTGGGCCGCAAGGAGGCAGAAGCGGGAAATGTCTGTTTACCCATAGCATTAGCGAATTCATGGGCTGCTCCGAGGGTCCGAGGTGTAGGCGGGTAGCATACCAGTGTCGTAGCGGACGAGCAGTGGCTTGAGAGACTCAAATTCCGTCTCCCACATGGCCACCATGGTGTTTGGGACGCCTCCGTTGGCACCAATCTGAGCAGCCATAGCGGAGTGGAAGCGATTGAGGAAGAGCTGCGTCTCGTACATGGCGAGCAAGTCCGTCCACACGTGGGATTCGAGCACTCGTCTGCATTGCGTGTCGTTGCTTTGTATGGCAGGGGGAAAGATGCCAATGCTCGACGTTGTCCTGCCACAGCGTGAGACTTGCCACGAGCTTTTAAAACATCTGGCAACGTTCAGCATGCTCACCTTTGAGATAGCAGACAGCATGCGAGCCATGTCGACGCGGCTTCTTCGTCACTTGACAGAAAGTGTTGTCTCATTCCGACGGAGAAGTGCGGATGTGAGCCACGGCCGGTGTGACAACCGAGGAGCTtggccgaggtggtggcgatgctgGCCAACATGGATGAAGGGTCGGTCACAAAGCGGATATTGGGTAGAGGCCAGGtgcagaggaagaggagtGCGTGGATGGATTCGAGGTTCATGGCAGGAACCGATATCATCTGCCAAATGTCCTTGTTGACATGGTCGATGAGGGCTGAGAAGATGGCGCGGTCGCGCGggtagcggcggcaggcgacgTAAAGGACGACCCAGAAGAGGGTCGGGCTCGCCTCAAAGCACTCGTCGGGATCCTTTTTCCGAAGGATGGGTATGAAAGGGTGGTAGCACTGGAGGAATCTGAGGATGACGGAGTCAGTGAAcatgcacgcacacacactTATTTATGATGCCTTGCCGTGGGGCTGAACCGCTAGGAGACAGAGGTTGGCGCACTTAGAAAAGTACCAGTCAACGTCATCACCCGAGACAACATGGCTGCCGAGCATGCGTGATTCGGTCGGCCCGGTCTTGATGCGCCTCTCGGAGCCGTGCCGTGAAGGGCCGAGGCTGCTTGCCGTTGCTGGCGGCTCCGAGTGCGGCGTCGAGACTTGAGGCAGCGGCCTCAGCCCGGGAGCGGTGCCGTTCGGTAAGCCAGTGGACGGCggagctgcttctgctgctgcgccggccatggacgtCTGCTCGGGAAGCGCCGAGTACGTCGCGcgagggctgggcggcgtccaTGTGGTctggccgccggcagcggggTTGACGACCTGCTTGATGCTGcgcagctcctgctcgagcagctccagcttgCTGCAACGCCGACGCGTGAGTAGAGGCACGACGAGGGAGACTGGTCTTGGAGCAATACCTTCGCTTCGTGACTCTTTTGTGAGATTTGTCGACGACACATGAGATGCCCAGCTTGGCGCACCGCTGACACGGCTGGCCGGCGACTGTGCTCGTCCTGCAGCGCACCTGTGGATGCGTGAGCGTATGTACGTCTCGCAAGTGGGAGGCGGCAGAAGTACCTTGGAGTTGCGGCAGTTGATGCACGCGACGTTGCGCCTCGTCCGGTCATCACTGTTGCCAGGCGTTGAGcctgcggccggcgtcgctgatccagcagctgcaccgTCCACCGATGGTGGAGTCGGTGCCATCTTGATTCATGTCATGTCACCCGCTGCGGCTTGTGTCTTGAAGTTGTGACAACTGTTTGAGTCGGGTCCCGCGTCTCGGCGCAATGGCTTGACGGCCCTCAGTCGGCTTGCTATTTTTTTCTGGGACCTCTCACAGGTGAGGCGAAGTTGAATGCAGGTGGTGACCCCATCAACATCCTAAGCTTGGGGAGCGGGCGCTGCTTAAACGCCGCTAATCCCGCGGCATTTGGGCCGCGTCACGTGGACCGCCCGGAGCCGGTCTTGCTTGCACACGGACCGGAATCGGGGGCGCCGCTGACGCGCTCGTGGCCCAGCCCAACTACATCCGTCCTACTCTGGTATCCTGCGGCTGCGGTGAAGCGTGGAGCCGCCTGCTTGCTTCAGGCCTCAAGGCACGGGCCGCATCCCATCCTCTGCTCACCTcgtcttcttgtccttgcgCGCAGCTTCAGCAGCCACGCTGCCGTAGCCTGCGACCCTGTAAACACCAAGCAGTTTCCACAGCACCCATGCAAACCCGAGCCCGACGGCAACGGTTGTTCCCAGTCGAAtccacgccgcgccctcgtccctGAGCACCGGGACATACAAGGCACTCGTGATGCGGTTGCCGCTGACGGGCTTCGGCGCGACGTGCCAAAAGCTTGTCTGAGAACTGAACAAGCCGTCGTATCCTAGTTGACGCCGATCGAACGGGTTGGTCGGAAAGTCCACCTCGCCTGCCATGTCGCATGCCCAGAATACGGCCGGGTACGGAACTTCGACTGGAACTCTCCCGCTTGCAGAGGGCTTGAGGTAGCGAAGATGGAGCGGCACCTCGGCCGTCCAATCCCCCGGCTGACCCGACGCGGGTGgcgccagctcgaggagcacaCTGGAGCCCCAGGTTGTCGTGGTATACGCAGGCGCCTCCAGATCCACGGGAAAGCTCGTGTAGCGAGAGGCCGTCAAGTTCTTTGAGGCCAAAAAGAGGCTGTCTTCGTACTGGTACCGGTCGGCGAAGATGGTCTTGGGCAGGGTGAAGTAGGCGTACGGGGCACACCCAGCGTCGTCAAGTGGTAGCTTGGCGGAACTGAGCTTGAGCTGCAAGGTCGGGTGCAGGCCTGCTGGCTCGAGAAACTCGCAGCTGAAATGAGAGTCGCTCGTTCTGTGGCGAGAGGGGAACGAGAACACGGTAGCAGACGGGTCCTTTTTCTCGCCAAGAACGCTGAGCAGGCCGGCTACACCAAGCTCGTGCATCTCAGCTTTGTGTGGAGTGTCCTGGGCGAATATGCCCACTTCTGTTCTCCCTGATGAACGGGGCACGGCAATCTCACGTCGCTCGAGGGGCCACAATGGCGTCACTTTGAGAGTTTGCGAGCCAGACTCATACGAGATGTCGAGACTGGAAGCCGTGCGCAAGTTGCGCAATCGGGACTCGCACGTGGCGTCCGACGATGAGCATAGTGTCCCAACGCTGGACGCAACGAAAGCAGATAGATCGTTAAGCTCTTGATAAAAGTACGATGACTTTTTGTCAGATCCCGGTTCAGTTGTCGTGACAGTAAAGGCCTGCTTCAAGAATCAGTGGGTAGCATTGATAGCTTTCGAGGCGTCTTGTGGCATACCTCTGGCTTCGTGCAGTCCAACGAACCGAATGCTTGCAGGGCAGAGCACAGCTTCGTCCTAGGTGTTGTTAGCAAATGGACATAGCAGGTGATTAGGCCACACTCACGCTTTGACCCCATCGTTCTCGGCTGTGGTGTAGAGGACATGAAGACCTGGCGATATTCTCGAGCCAAACGGATCAAGAGTCTCGTATGCAACGGGGCTGGCCCATTTCAGGTGCAGCTCATCGAAGGCCCCGAGCAGGGTTGCGAGATCCCGCGGCAGTTCGTCCAGGGAAAGGGAGAATCGGTCTTGGCGTATGGCCTCTGCCGACGGACCTAGGAGCCCTGCTGCCTCAATTTGCAGCGCCGCGGGATCAACGTCCGCGCTGGGTCCCTGGAGAAAGGTGACTCGCTCTCGCATGGTGGCCGACACGTGTCCTGCCGGGCCGAGGGCAGCGATGGGATATCGCCCGCACCGCTAGGGGAGAAGGCCCGAACAAAAGTACAAGTAGGGGCGAATTCCCTGGGACCCACGACGGGGAGAGGGTTGTTGCTGACCGAGGCGTCGTGTGCGGTTGTCTCGTGCTTCGGTGTCACTTTTGAGGGTTGAGATGAACTGGTTTAGCTTGTGAGGCTCGGTGTTGAAAGTGGTTGGTTGCCTTGCTGACCAGGGGCAGCCCTGCGGAGGTGTGGACAGCTCAGCCCAGACCCGCCCAGTTTCAGCGGGTGACGTGGTACGTACTGGATCACGGTGACTCCTGTCTTGTTAAGGTAGTGCTGGCTTGGCGGGGTCGTCGCTGGAGCCTCCACTCTCGATGGAAGTCAGTGCCCTTCCCTAGGTGCCCGCTGACTACAATACCTAGGTACCCATGCCAAGTCAGCATCCAGACTCCTGACGCAAACTTGGTACTGCCCTACGTACGAAACGGATCCCTCAGTTTCCACAGGGATCTCGCGTGATACGGTGCCTCATAAACAGTATACCTTACGTGCCTGCAAGTAGTCGGGACGCAGTGGCCAGGCAAGGTTGCGGTCAGATGCCACGTACCAGATACGTTCCCAGCTTCTCAATGGCACCACCGCTTCGGGCGACCGGGACAGTGCCACCACCCTGACTAAACTAACCGTTTTGGGGACCGAGGCGGACGTGAGGCAACTGCGCTCGACAACGACAAATAGGAAGGAACCTTGGGGGTAGCGATCTCTTCAATCCTCCGTCTTTTGCTCACCCGCCGGAACGAATGCTGCTCATCTTCAATCAACTTTCTCACCTTTTAGAGGGTCGAGGTCCCCGAAATGAGc is part of the Purpureocillium takamizusanense chromosome 7, complete sequence genome and encodes:
- a CDS encoding uncharacterized protein (EggNog:ENOG503NUDX) codes for the protein MMMSMLPLPWHLKTGPFPGFPPVTPCLLLPDSSHHPLVLTAATLRHILSVVAHCYLLPSPLVHIRSHSFIAPWKPIVTMDPKPVFAVTHPRACSTAFERVFMTRRDVLDSQHEPFGDAFYYGPEFLSDRYRDDPATRAAHPQSDQTYKSILDHFAEVEKQGKRVFIKDMAYYLFPPEGQPTKIAESLGGGEEPGNPTVIPLDVLRQFHFTFLIRHPRRSIPSYYRCVIPPLNEITGWNDFMPSETGYEELVRLFDYLIEQDIVDKDHLTVLDADDLLDSPEAMIKLYCERTGIEFDPKMLVWDQEDKEHAAKLFAKWNGFHDDVLGTDRLMARTHAQKTSTVESENKEWTDKYGPEAQKLIRELVDANIPHYDYLKQFCLKV
- a CDS encoding uncharacterized protein (COG:S~EggNog:ENOG503P4VN), whose product is MNAPPRTRLDRLPGFLRACVRQVHSNRRKQPPKGFERPEGHGEKIWVFSHRRSDQVIYSLKERLDGFHGLKQLPFNGKKTKPAKLRKDYWSPLAMIQFPAGQGAIGRSVFQKLRELKHLHEVAWTDDFRYKRPDEFTAADKKKIAQEKEKGIEYRPVRSKQERGVALNEQKANAIADMAVVLAGQGAGNKVIADEPVDGDRPLVEVSVSWANDQDKEFAESWSANVTHDLFEQPSYSSNLDATPPVETKAA
- the HSP98 gene encoding Heat shock protein hsp98 (EggNog:ENOG503NXN8~COG:O); the protein is MTARMDFTDRAQKAVEDAMTLAEQYAHSQLLPVHLAVSLLDPPVDQSKDQQNGPAQPTVTLFRQVIERAHGDPQLFDRALKKSLVRLPSQDPPPEQVSLSPSFHGVLRKALELQKVQKDTYIGVDHLITALSEDGNIQTALREANIPKAKLVQDAVTAIRGTKRVDSKTADTDQENENLAKFTIDMTAMARDKKIDPVIGREEEIRRVVRILSRRTKNNPVLIGEPGVGKTTVVEGLAQRIVNRDVPDNLKHCKLLSLDVGALVAGSKYRGEFEERMKGVLKEIEDSKEMIVLFVDEIHLLMGAGSSGEGGMDAANLLKPMLARGQLHCIGATTLAEYRKYVEKDAAFERRFQQVMVKEPTIPETISILRGLKERYDRHHRVTILDSALVAAANLAARYLTSRRMPDSAIDLVDEAAAAVRVARESQPEIIDSLDRKHRQLMIEIAALEKEHDDASKTRLQQARKDAKNVEEELQPLREKYQNEIKRSEEIHQAKLKLDELEKRLEDASNMGQHAKAADLQYGAIPEQKAVIKELEARKVAADAALNASSGDNDGSMVTDIVTADHINEIVARWTGIPVTRLRTSEKEKLINMEKVLGRVVVGQKEAVQSVANAIRLQRSGLSNPNQPPSFLFCGPSGTGKTLLTKALAEFLFDDAKAMIRFDMSEYQERHALSRMIGAPPGYVGHDAGGQLTEALRRKPFSILLFDEVEKAAKEILTVLLQLMDDGRITDGQGRVVDAKNCIVVMTSNLGAEYLTRPGAREGRVDPSTKDLVMGALRNYFLPEFLNRINSVVIFNRLTRREIRKIVDIRIHEIQKRLEDNGRKVKIDVSEEAKDYLGNSGYSPAYGARPLSRLIEKEVLNRLAILILRNSIRDGEIARVELIDGKIAVLANHADSEGDEDMIDDDDDDAVDELVADTMDEDIYD
- a CDS encoding uncharacterized protein (COG:S~EggNog:ENOG503P0E6) → MAPTPPSVDGAAAGSATPAAGSTPGNSDDRTRRNVACINCRNSKVRCRTSTVAGQPCQRCAKLGISCVVDKSHKRVTKRSKLELLEQELRSIKQVVNPAAGGQTTWTPPSPRATYSALPEQTSMAGAAAEAAPPSTGLPNGTAPGLRPLPQVSTPHSEPPATASSLGPSRHGSERRIKTGPTESRMLGSHVVSGDDVDWYFSKFLQCYHPFIPILRKKDPDECFEASPTLFWVVLYVACRRYPRDRAIFSALIDHVNKDIWQMISVPAMNLESIHALLFLCTWPLPNIRFVTDPSSMLASIATTSAKLLGCHTGRGSHPHFSVGMRQHFLSSDEEAASTWLACCLLSQRTTSSIGIFPPAIQSNDTQCRRVLESHVWTDLLAMYETQLFLNRFHSAMAAQIGANGGVPNTMVAMWETEFESLKPLLVRYDTDISRFCLLAAQLELQSHFFIPLPSQQQHNAAAAPPPSPSVKANTVRVFNTSRALIALSLDLESRTHFLTHAPQWALRSNVDAAAIIVATLTSAAAPQMDPAEADALAQRACGALLHCSVRDTDLPHRACIIMETFWSVRDLVPQIGPAPGSWPERLSAGVTYWCLERFKFGLRAAQSSTDRVNKALDMMQPRFNPNTTASAAGPSVAPHASAVAVSGTANGPVQAPTTNQGSADPFQEVDWSMFMDDFGWMGDDGVLLGLP
- the PBN1 gene encoding protease B nonderepressible form (COG:S~EggNog:ENOG503NU5X~TransMembrane:1 (o450-469i)) — encoded protein: MRERVTFLQGPSADVDPAALQIEAAGLLGPSAEAIRQDRFSLSLDELPRDLATLLGAFDELHLKWASPVAYETLDPFGSRISPGLHVLYTTAENDGVKATKLCSALQAFGSLDCTKPEAFTVTTTEPGSDKKSSYFYQELNDLSAFVASSVGTLCSSSDATCESRLRNLRTASSLDISYESGSQTLKVTPLWPLERREIAVPRSSGRTEVGIFAQDTPHKAEMHELGVAGLLSVLGEKKDPSATVFSFPSRHRTSDSHFSCEFLEPAGLHPTLQLKLSSAKLPLDDAGCAPYAYFTLPKTIFADRYQYEDSLFLASKNLTASRYTSFPVDLEAPAYTTTTWGSSVLLELAPPASGQPGDWTAEVPLHLRYLKPSASGRVPVEVPYPAVFWACDMAGEVDFPTNPFDRRQLGYDGLFSSQTSFWHVAPKPVSGNRITSALYVPVLRDEGAAWIRLGTTVAVGLGFAWVLWKLLGVYRVAGYGSVAAEAARKDKKTR